One part of the Glycine soja cultivar W05 chromosome 11, ASM419377v2, whole genome shotgun sequence genome encodes these proteins:
- the LOC114373698 gene encoding uncharacterized protein At4g22758-like, producing MPNSKNNRNGHGEPHRREKLTKKSSSFYGHSSPPSMSGEPIRRPKTVPDLLSERHRAALATPATDVVPKQPPKLLLKVTPMGSLGPVQVVMTPESTVGDLVAVTVRQYVKEGRRPILPSNDPSHFDLHYSQFSLQSLDREEKLMDIGSRNFFLCPRKCGGNGDEGSGTTPFGSCSREADKTNKGGAFGWLRFMDFSR from the exons ATGCCTAATTCGAAGAACAACCGTAACGGACACGGCGAGCCTCACCGCCGCGAGAAATTGACAAAGAAATCGTCGTCCTTCTACGGTCACTCATCGCCGCCTTCCATGTCCGGCGAACCGATCCGGCGGCCGAAGACGGTGCCGGATCTTTTGTCGGAGAGGCACCGCGCGGCTTTAGCGACGCCGGCGACGGATGTTGTGCCAAAACAGCCGCCAAAGTTGTTGTTGAAGGTTACTCCCATGGGAAGCTTGGGACCGGTGCAGGTTGTGATGACGCCGGAATCGACGGTCGGAGATTTAGTGGCGGTGACGGTGAGGCAATACGTGAAGGAAGGTCGCCGGCCAATTTTACCGTCGAACGACCCTTCGCACTTCGACCTCCATTATTCTCAGTTCAGCCTACAAA GTTTGGATAGGGAGGAGAAGCTGATGGATATTGGATCGAGAAACTTTTTTCTGTGTCCGAGGAAGTGTGGTGGTAATGGGGACGAGGGTAGTGGAACGACGCCGTTTGGTTCGTGTTCAAGAGAGGCTGACAAAACGAACAAGGGTGGCGCGTTTGGTTGGTTAAGGTTCATGGATTTCTCTcggtaa